Proteins from a single region of Polynucleobacter sp. KF022:
- a CDS encoding TolC family protein — MTLSRFRLSRLTALGLILSQAMGWNAWYDNAMAQSPNAAARPALPTPMSASTLIGLEQPPQIAPPPTKPALPSASAPSNLNGNRASDNQGQLNDLIQLYQEAAFSDPVLTAARFNYQASKELYWQGFSLLMPQANATPGGTRYYQHGAGSTLVSNNAGNSRVFDQKSYTVTLTQPVFNVGAIELFKQGDLNTKLADMRFFLAQQDLILRVSQAYFDALTSQDNVALYKNKKDLIKQQLEVAQAKFDAGLATIVDVNTAQAAMDLAISQEIAAQADLIVKRGVLEQIVGRPVGALKPLIKDAKIEGVLKDPRSKSKDEKGNPIAESVNPHLPPGQTLDDWIRQAEASNFNVLAGQLSVSLAESTYRGAQALNYPTINFVGTSGYNTSNGTPNSYTPANTNVYNNTVALQMTIPLVSGGYNSSVIRQNAALVDAAKANYDNYRRTAAQNTRAAFTGFYGGLASVKAYEAAERSSSSALESSKLGFQVGTLINIDVLIALDSLINTRSLLQQARYSTILNAIKLKAHAAALTDEDLLAINTLLR, encoded by the coding sequence ATGACCCTAAGCCGCTTTAGACTTTCTAGACTTACCGCCCTTGGTTTGATCCTAAGTCAAGCAATGGGCTGGAATGCTTGGTATGACAATGCGATGGCACAGAGCCCGAACGCAGCTGCAAGGCCAGCGCTACCGACTCCAATGAGTGCCTCCACCCTTATTGGCCTCGAGCAGCCACCCCAAATAGCGCCACCACCCACTAAGCCCGCATTACCATCTGCCTCAGCTCCATCCAATTTAAATGGAAACAGAGCGAGCGATAATCAGGGGCAATTAAATGATTTGATTCAGCTTTATCAAGAGGCCGCTTTTAGTGATCCAGTCTTAACTGCAGCACGCTTTAATTACCAAGCAAGTAAAGAGTTGTACTGGCAAGGATTTTCATTGCTAATGCCACAAGCCAATGCGACGCCAGGTGGCACACGTTACTACCAACATGGTGCTGGCAGCACTTTGGTTTCGAATAACGCAGGCAACTCTCGAGTATTCGATCAAAAAAGTTATACGGTCACCTTAACGCAGCCCGTATTTAATGTGGGTGCAATTGAGTTATTTAAACAAGGGGATCTCAATACCAAGCTTGCAGATATGCGCTTCTTCTTGGCACAACAAGACCTCATCTTGCGAGTGTCTCAAGCCTACTTTGATGCGCTGACAAGTCAAGATAACGTGGCACTGTATAAGAATAAAAAAGATTTAATCAAGCAACAACTCGAGGTAGCTCAAGCCAAGTTTGATGCAGGGTTAGCAACCATTGTGGATGTCAACACTGCTCAAGCAGCTATGGATTTAGCCATCTCCCAAGAAATTGCTGCTCAAGCTGACCTTATCGTAAAACGTGGTGTATTGGAGCAGATTGTTGGCAGGCCCGTTGGCGCGTTAAAGCCATTAATTAAAGACGCTAAGATTGAAGGGGTACTCAAAGACCCTCGCAGTAAATCAAAAGATGAAAAAGGTAACCCAATTGCAGAGAGCGTGAATCCCCATTTGCCACCTGGTCAAACCTTGGATGACTGGATTAGACAAGCAGAAGCATCGAACTTTAATGTTTTAGCTGGCCAACTCTCTGTCAGCCTTGCAGAAAGCACCTATCGCGGCGCACAGGCGTTAAATTACCCCACCATTAATTTTGTTGGCACGTCCGGTTACAACACTTCAAACGGCACGCCCAATAGCTATACGCCAGCAAATACTAATGTATACAACAATACGGTTGCTCTACAAATGACCATTCCACTAGTATCAGGCGGATACAACAGCTCGGTCATTCGTCAAAACGCTGCTTTAGTCGATGCTGCGAAAGCTAACTACGATAACTATCGACGCACAGCAGCTCAAAATACACGTGCAGCTTTTACTGGTTTTTATGGTGGCTTAGCGAGTGTTAAGGCTTATGAAGCTGCAGAGCGCTCATCATCATCTGCCCTTGAATCCAGTAAGCTTGGCTTTCAAGTAGGCACCTTAATCAATATTGATGTATTGATTGCCCTAGACTCTTTAATCAATACGCGGTCTTTATTGCAACAAGCACGCTACAGCACGATTCTGAACGCGATTAAGTTAAAGGCGCATGCAGCCGCTTTAACTGATGAAGACTTACTCGCGATCAATACGCTGCTACGCTAA
- a CDS encoding undecaprenyl-diphosphate phosphatase — MDLILLLKAVILGVVEGLTEFLPISSTGHLILVGDLLDFNDERGKAFEVIIQFGAILAVCWEFREKLLKVVASFSESAQSRRFVLNLLIASIPAMGLAFLFGKYIKAVLFAPIPVASAFIVGALIIFWAEGRQKKITTTSHIKTVDDLSPLDALKVGLAQCAALIPGTSRSGATIIGGMLFGLPRAVATEFSFFLAIPVIGGATAYELLKLWKAPVAFSGEFSLAIAVGFVSAFISAFVCVRWLIHYVAHHNFIPFAWYRIAFGLLVLFTAYSGLIAWSH; from the coding sequence ATGGATCTAATTTTGTTACTAAAAGCAGTCATTCTAGGAGTTGTGGAGGGATTAACGGAGTTTTTGCCGATCTCCAGTACAGGGCACCTCATTTTGGTTGGTGACTTACTGGACTTTAATGATGAACGCGGCAAAGCCTTCGAAGTCATCATTCAGTTTGGCGCCATTTTGGCTGTATGTTGGGAGTTTCGAGAAAAGCTTCTCAAAGTTGTTGCTTCTTTTTCCGAAAGCGCTCAGTCTCGCCGTTTTGTGCTCAATTTACTGATTGCTTCTATCCCGGCTATGGGCTTAGCCTTTTTGTTTGGTAAGTACATTAAAGCAGTACTGTTTGCACCCATTCCGGTAGCAAGTGCTTTTATCGTAGGTGCCCTCATTATTTTTTGGGCGGAGGGTCGTCAGAAAAAAATAACCACTACTAGTCACATCAAAACAGTGGATGACTTAAGCCCCCTGGACGCACTCAAGGTTGGCTTGGCACAGTGTGCCGCCTTAATTCCGGGGACATCTCGTTCTGGTGCAACTATTATCGGCGGCATGTTGTTTGGTTTGCCACGTGCAGTAGCAACAGAGTTCTCCTTCTTTTTGGCAATTCCAGTGATTGGTGGTGCGACTGCTTATGAGTTACTAAAGCTCTGGAAGGCACCTGTAGCATTTTCTGGAGAATTCTCCTTAGCGATTGCAGTAGGCTTTGTATCTGCTTTTATCTCTGCTTTCGTGTGTGTCCGCTGGTTGATTCATTATGTAGCGCACCATAATTTCATCCCATTTGCTTGGTATCGCATCGCCTTTGGGTTGCTAGTTTTATTTACCGCATATAGCGGACTCATTGCTTGGTCCCATTAA
- a CDS encoding DUF2721 domain-containing protein, whose translation MDVSIDAITNNIQLALAPVFLLTAVATLINAISGRLARSVDRMRAIRHAIDRGEVTDTALLAHMNKEADEAKARGRLCTAAIFFDVLSGVFISLTVLELFFFQAGAVRSLQTTYVIWTFVLGLVFFMTSLSIVLTEVVYAYRSAGWNNPK comes from the coding sequence ATGGATGTATCAATAGACGCTATTACCAATAATATTCAGCTGGCGTTAGCCCCGGTATTTTTATTGACCGCGGTTGCTACTTTGATTAACGCGATTTCTGGACGTTTAGCTCGATCAGTGGATCGTATGCGTGCAATTCGACATGCTATTGATCGCGGTGAGGTAACAGATACAGCACTCCTAGCGCATATGAATAAAGAGGCGGATGAGGCTAAAGCCCGAGGCCGTCTTTGTACGGCTGCCATCTTTTTTGATGTGCTCAGCGGGGTATTTATCTCATTAACTGTATTGGAGTTGTTTTTCTTTCAAGCGGGTGCGGTACGATCACTACAAACAACGTATGTGATTTGGACATTTGTGCTGGGCCTCGTTTTTTTCATGACCTCTTTATCCATCGTATTGACTGAAGTGGTCTATGCCTATCGATCAGCCGGCTGGAATAATCCAAAATAA
- a CDS encoding UDP-glucuronic acid decarboxylase family protein gives MNKILITGGAGFLGSHLTEKLLKEGNDVLVVDNYFTGSKENLAHLLPNPRLELMRHDVTFPLYVETNQIYNLACPASPVHYQYDPVQTTKTSVHGAINMLGLAKRTRARILQASTSEVYGDPEVHPQPEEYWGKVNPIGIRSCYDEGKRCAETLFFDYNRQHNLDIKVVRIFNTYGPRMHPNDGRVVSNFIVQALQGKDITIYGDGQQTRSFCYVDDLIDAMVKMMNSEQGFTGPVNIGNPGEFTMLQLAETVLKLSGSKSKIIHQPLPSDDPKQRQPNIELAKAKLDWQPKVNLEDGLKETITYFKKVVG, from the coding sequence ATGAACAAAATCCTCATCACCGGCGGCGCAGGCTTTTTAGGCTCCCACTTGACCGAAAAGCTTCTTAAAGAGGGCAATGATGTTTTGGTAGTGGATAACTACTTCACTGGCTCCAAAGAGAACTTGGCCCATTTACTACCTAATCCACGCTTAGAGCTCATGCGTCACGATGTGACTTTTCCGCTTTATGTAGAAACTAATCAAATTTACAACTTAGCTTGCCCCGCTTCTCCTGTGCATTATCAATATGATCCTGTGCAAACTACCAAGACTAGTGTGCATGGCGCTATTAATATGCTGGGATTGGCTAAAAGAACTCGGGCGCGGATCTTGCAAGCTTCTACTAGTGAGGTCTATGGCGACCCCGAAGTGCACCCTCAGCCAGAAGAGTATTGGGGCAAAGTCAATCCCATTGGTATTCGCTCTTGCTATGATGAAGGTAAGCGCTGCGCTGAAACCCTCTTTTTTGACTACAACCGTCAGCACAATTTAGATATTAAGGTCGTACGTATTTTTAATACCTATGGCCCACGTATGCATCCTAACGATGGCCGCGTAGTGAGTAACTTCATTGTGCAAGCGCTGCAAGGTAAAGACATCACCATCTATGGAGACGGTCAGCAAACCAGAAGTTTTTGCTATGTCGACGACTTAATCGATGCTATGGTCAAAATGATGAACTCTGAACAAGGTTTTACTGGGCCAGTCAATATTGGCAACCCAGGCGAGTTCACCATGTTGCAATTGGCTGAGACAGTACTTAAGCTATCTGGTAGTAAATCGAAGATCATTCATCAACCACTACCATCTGATGATCCTAAGCAGCGTCAGCCTAATATCGAATTAGCCAAAGCGAAGCTTGACTGGCAGCCTAAGGTTAATCTTGAAGATGGTCTAAAAGAGACTATTACTTACTTTAAGAAGGTTGTGGGGTAA
- the trmB gene encoding tRNA (guanosine(46)-N7)-methyltransferase TrmB, with protein MSKVDSATPEKHFDRIRSFVLRAGRTTAGQQRAIEDLGPQFLISFKEAPLDLVGAFGGSTKPKILEIGFGMGETTAKIAALRSDDDFLGIEVHPPGVGALLKLIGENQLTNIRVIRHDAVEVLERMIAPNSLDGIHIYFADPWHKKRHHKRRLIQAEFVRLLVSRLKPGAYLHLATDWHNYAEQMLLVLNAEPTLQNTSNDLVKIETFDVSDIARADEVRNEFKPTLVQLTAQHAGYVQRPAYRPVTKFENRGIKLGHGVWDLVYKKNEVNQK; from the coding sequence TTGAGTAAAGTGGATAGCGCGACTCCAGAAAAACATTTTGATCGTATCCGTTCATTTGTCCTCAGGGCTGGGAGAACAACTGCTGGACAACAGCGAGCTATCGAAGATTTAGGCCCTCAATTTTTAATCTCTTTTAAAGAAGCTCCCCTTGATTTAGTAGGCGCTTTTGGTGGCTCAACTAAACCCAAGATTTTAGAGATTGGTTTTGGTATGGGGGAGACTACTGCCAAGATCGCTGCATTACGCTCAGATGATGATTTCTTGGGAATTGAAGTTCATCCACCGGGGGTTGGTGCTTTACTCAAACTCATTGGCGAAAACCAACTCACTAATATACGAGTCATTCGACATGATGCAGTTGAAGTTCTTGAAAGAATGATTGCCCCCAATAGCTTGGACGGTATTCATATTTATTTTGCAGATCCATGGCATAAGAAGCGCCATCACAAGCGTCGTTTGATTCAAGCTGAGTTTGTTCGTTTATTAGTTTCTCGCTTAAAGCCTGGCGCTTACTTGCATTTAGCAACGGATTGGCACAACTATGCAGAGCAGATGCTTTTGGTATTAAATGCAGAGCCCACTCTTCAAAATACTTCCAATGATTTGGTAAAAATTGAAACTTTCGATGTTTCAGATATTGCTAGAGCAGATGAAGTTCGAAATGAATTTAAGCCTACGCTAGTGCAATTAACCGCTCAGCATGCTGGGTATGTTCAAAGACCTGCCTATCGACCAGTGACCAAGTTTGAAAACCGCGGCATCAAGCTAGGCCACGGCGTATGGGACTTGGTTTACAAGAAAAACGAAGTCAACCAAAAGTAA
- a CDS encoding NAD-dependent succinate-semialdehyde dehydrogenase produces the protein MQKIDIRTQLKDSSLFKEEAFIDGNWVSSKKTFIVNNPATDEIIANVANLETVDADSAIAAAERALPEWRNKLAKERASIMRKWFDLIIANTQDLATLMTLEQGKPLTEAAGEVVYGASFVEWFSEEAKRVEGSILSTTWSDKRLMVLKQPIGVCVAITPWNFPIAMITRKIAPALAAGCTIVIKPAELTPLSALALAELGKRAGIPNGVINIVTADAHQSIEIGKTLCSSPTVRHLSFTGSTEVGRILMEQCAPTVKKLALELGGHAPFIVFEDADIDAAVTGAMASKFRNSGQTCVCANRFYVHKKVQDSFVEKFAKALEIIKVGNGMHAGITQGPLIETAALEKVKKHVADALSKGAKLVTGGKPSVEGKNFYEPTILSNVNSQMLITYEETFGPIAPIIPFESDEEVIKLANSSQFGLASYFYSRDIGRIWKVAEALEYGMVGVNTGLISNEVAPFGGIKQSGLGREGSVYGMDEYLEMKYVCLGL, from the coding sequence ATGCAAAAAATAGATATCCGCACTCAATTAAAAGATTCAAGCCTATTCAAAGAAGAGGCTTTTATTGATGGCAACTGGGTTAGCTCCAAAAAGACCTTTATAGTCAACAACCCTGCTACCGATGAAATCATTGCTAACGTTGCGAATCTAGAAACTGTAGATGCTGACAGTGCTATTGCCGCTGCAGAGAGGGCATTGCCAGAATGGCGCAACAAACTTGCGAAAGAGCGCGCCTCCATTATGCGTAAGTGGTTTGATCTCATTATTGCGAACACCCAAGATCTAGCCACTCTCATGACGCTTGAACAAGGTAAGCCGCTGACCGAGGCAGCGGGTGAAGTTGTTTATGGCGCTTCTTTTGTGGAGTGGTTTTCCGAAGAGGCAAAAAGAGTTGAAGGCTCTATTCTGAGTACGACCTGGAGCGATAAGCGACTGATGGTTCTCAAGCAGCCGATCGGTGTTTGTGTAGCTATTACCCCTTGGAACTTTCCGATTGCAATGATTACCCGCAAGATTGCTCCAGCGCTGGCTGCTGGTTGCACAATTGTGATTAAGCCTGCTGAGCTCACACCATTATCTGCATTGGCGCTAGCAGAGCTTGGTAAGCGTGCCGGCATTCCGAATGGTGTTATTAATATTGTGACTGCCGATGCCCATCAATCCATTGAAATTGGTAAAACCCTTTGCTCTTCACCTACAGTTCGCCACCTCTCATTCACAGGCTCTACAGAGGTTGGCCGCATTCTCATGGAGCAATGTGCCCCGACGGTGAAAAAGCTGGCGCTAGAGTTAGGGGGTCATGCTCCCTTTATTGTTTTTGAAGATGCCGATATCGATGCTGCCGTGACCGGCGCTATGGCTTCTAAATTTAGAAATTCGGGTCAAACTTGTGTGTGTGCCAATCGCTTTTATGTTCACAAAAAAGTACAGGATAGTTTTGTGGAGAAGTTTGCAAAAGCACTTGAAATTATCAAGGTGGGTAATGGTATGCATGCTGGCATTACTCAAGGTCCTTTGATTGAAACTGCCGCACTCGAAAAAGTCAAAAAACATGTCGCCGATGCGTTGAGTAAAGGAGCCAAACTTGTGACTGGTGGCAAACCATCGGTTGAGGGTAAAAATTTCTACGAGCCAACCATACTATCTAATGTAAATAGCCAAATGCTCATAACCTACGAAGAAACCTTTGGCCCTATAGCGCCAATCATCCCCTTCGAGAGCGATGAGGAAGTCATCAAGCTTGCTAATAGCAGTCAATTTGGTTTGGCTTCATATTTCTACAGCCGTGATATTGGTCGCATCTGGAAAGTTGCTGAAGCCCTAGAGTACGGCATGGTAGGCGTCAACACAGGTCTTATCTCTAATGAAGTAGCACCCTTTGGTGGCATCAAGCAATCAGGCTTAGGTCGCGAGGGTAGCGTTTACGGCATGGACGAGTATTTGGAGATGAAATACGTCTGCCTAGGCTTATAA
- the nusB gene encoding transcription antitermination factor NusB — MPKSIPNPENLVAAKDAKAPVKRSLTPRRRAREYALQGVYQSLVMRRAGSIPNGAAIAKQLSEDPAFRRCQLDLFQGIFDGVLTKTDELEAIITPALDRPINELSPVEHAALLIGAYELAADLSVPYKVAINEAVELAKTFGGTDGHKYVNGVLDLLAQKLRSVEIQAG; from the coding sequence ATGCCCAAATCTATTCCTAATCCAGAAAACTTGGTTGCTGCTAAGGATGCCAAGGCTCCTGTTAAGCGCTCTTTAACGCCGCGACGCCGTGCTCGTGAATATGCCCTTCAAGGCGTATATCAAAGCCTCGTGATGCGCCGTGCTGGCAGCATTCCGAACGGGGCAGCAATCGCTAAACAGCTATCTGAGGATCCTGCGTTTCGTCGTTGCCAGCTTGATCTCTTCCAAGGTATCTTTGATGGCGTTTTAACTAAAACAGATGAGCTAGAGGCAATCATTACTCCAGCATTAGATCGCCCTATCAATGAACTCTCTCCGGTTGAACATGCCGCGTTACTCATTGGCGCTTATGAGCTAGCAGCTGATCTCTCCGTACCTTACAAGGTCGCTATCAATGAGGCGGTTGAACTCGCTAAGACCTTTGGCGGCACTGATGGGCACAAATACGTTAATGGTGTGCTTGACCTGCTTGCCCAAAAACTGCGGAGTGTTGAGATACAGGCAGGCTAA
- the ribH gene encoding 6,7-dimethyl-8-ribityllumazine synthase: MTDSTNDFVGVLEADLNGQDLRIGVVQARFNEDHCVALTNSCINELISLGVHQSDIKLVTVPGALEIPFALQKLAETGEFDGLIALGAVIRGETYHFELVSNESAAGITRISIDSGLPIANGVLTCDTDEQALARVEVKGAECAQAVVEMANLALALTPDIDIEINSSQE, from the coding sequence ATGACCGATTCCACCAATGATTTTGTAGGTGTATTAGAAGCTGATTTAAATGGTCAAGATCTACGTATTGGCGTTGTACAAGCGCGCTTTAACGAAGATCATTGCGTAGCGCTAACAAACTCTTGTATTAATGAACTCATCTCCTTGGGCGTTCATCAATCAGATATCAAACTAGTTACCGTTCCCGGTGCGCTGGAGATTCCATTTGCTCTACAAAAGCTTGCTGAGACTGGTGAGTTCGATGGTTTAATTGCGCTTGGCGCAGTCATTCGCGGTGAAACCTATCACTTTGAATTGGTCTCCAACGAATCTGCAGCTGGAATTACACGCATCTCGATTGACTCTGGCTTGCCAATTGCAAACGGCGTATTAACTTGTGACACAGATGAACAGGCACTTGCACGTGTCGAAGTCAAAGGTGCTGAGTGCGCTCAAGCAGTAGTTGAAATGGCTAATTTAGCGCTAGCGCTGACGCCGGACATTGATATCGAAATTAACTCGAGCCAAGAATAA
- the ribBA gene encoding bifunctional 3,4-dihydroxy-2-butanone-4-phosphate synthase/GTP cyclohydrolase II: MPNTLASTEEIIADLSTGKMVILVDEEDRENEGDLVLAADHVTAEAVNFMAKHGRGLICLTLTRERCQQLNLPLMVRDNGTSMGTNFTVSIEAATGVTTGISAADRALTIKTAVAPNAKPSNLVQPGHIFPLMAQPGGVLIRSGHTEAGCDLAAMAGCSPTSVICEIMKDDGSMARLPDLLEFAKEHQLKIGSIADLIKYRSQHESIVVREGAREFVTPWGKFQGIIYRDTPSSCIHIALVHGKPSEAQETLVRVHEPVTVLDFLDSNVSTHSWPLAQALQKIAASPAGVAVLLNASGIAAPGDSDWLAQFQKLNHSQDAEQKPLARKTDFRSYGIGAQILKDIGVGKMRLLANPSPVPSLSGYKLEVTGYTPFKPSDSHNS; encoded by the coding sequence ATGCCAAATACCCTAGCCTCCACCGAAGAAATCATTGCCGACCTCAGCACCGGCAAAATGGTGATCCTTGTCGACGAAGAAGATCGTGAGAATGAGGGGGATTTGGTGCTGGCCGCTGATCACGTCACTGCAGAAGCAGTTAATTTCATGGCCAAGCATGGACGTGGACTCATTTGCCTCACGCTGACTCGCGAGCGTTGCCAACAACTCAACCTGCCGCTAATGGTGAGAGACAACGGCACCTCGATGGGCACCAATTTCACAGTCTCAATTGAGGCAGCTACTGGCGTAACCACTGGTATCTCTGCAGCAGATCGCGCGCTCACGATCAAAACTGCAGTGGCGCCAAATGCCAAACCCAGTAATTTAGTACAACCTGGTCATATTTTTCCTTTAATGGCGCAACCTGGTGGTGTATTGATTCGCTCTGGCCACACAGAAGCAGGTTGTGACCTAGCAGCAATGGCTGGTTGCTCACCAACATCTGTTATTTGCGAAATTATGAAAGACGATGGCAGCATGGCCCGTCTTCCCGATTTACTTGAGTTTGCTAAAGAACATCAACTTAAGATTGGCAGCATTGCCGATCTCATCAAATACCGTAGCCAACATGAAAGTATTGTAGTGCGTGAAGGTGCCCGAGAATTTGTGACCCCCTGGGGAAAATTTCAAGGCATCATTTATCGCGATACACCTAGCTCATGTATTCATATTGCATTAGTGCATGGCAAGCCATCTGAAGCACAAGAAACCCTCGTTCGTGTTCATGAGCCTGTGACTGTTTTAGACTTCTTGGACTCTAATGTCAGTACCCACTCTTGGCCACTAGCTCAAGCACTTCAAAAAATTGCGGCCTCACCTGCGGGTGTGGCGGTTTTATTAAATGCTTCTGGCATTGCCGCTCCTGGCGACAGTGATTGGCTAGCGCAGTTTCAAAAGTTAAACCACTCTCAGGATGCTGAGCAAAAACCGTTGGCCCGTAAAACGGATTTCAGAAGCTATGGTATTGGTGCACAAATTCTGAAAGATATTGGCGTTGGCAAAATGCGTTTGCTAGCGAACCCAAGTCCGGTGCCAAGCCTATCTGGTTACAAGCTTGAAGTAACAGGCTACACCCCATTCAAGCCTAGCGATTCTCACAACTCTTAA
- a CDS encoding GspH/FimT family pseudopilin, producing the protein MKKPAQLLALIGVKYLNKQSGCQCGSTLLELMAVVLIIAITVTMSTPLLQEQIAAREIDTIARRFIAHAHFARGQALHIGQPVQMTPVNGGTWEAGWVVQSGCVDRRVNNNCQAKNWFSQANIEPVYFKGGGKQFTDLHSGRRGILFNPAGAAKTAQGGFVANRLILGHQQAPHLERQMILGSGGRWRICDPSRDAKRCH; encoded by the coding sequence ATGAAAAAACCGGCTCAGTTACTCGCATTAATTGGCGTCAAGTATTTGAATAAACAATCCGGTTGCCAATGCGGATCTACCTTGTTGGAGTTGATGGCGGTTGTGTTGATTATCGCCATCACTGTAACGATGAGCACACCTTTGTTGCAAGAGCAAATTGCTGCTCGTGAGATTGATACCATCGCGCGCCGTTTTATTGCCCATGCGCACTTCGCGCGCGGGCAAGCTTTGCATATTGGGCAGCCTGTGCAAATGACTCCAGTCAATGGCGGCACTTGGGAGGCTGGATGGGTAGTGCAAAGTGGGTGTGTTGACAGGCGGGTCAATAACAATTGCCAGGCCAAAAACTGGTTTTCCCAAGCAAATATCGAACCTGTTTACTTTAAGGGTGGAGGCAAGCAATTTACCGACCTACATTCCGGCAGGAGAGGAATTCTATTTAATCCTGCAGGAGCAGCAAAGACAGCGCAAGGTGGGTTTGTAGCCAACCGCTTGATTCTGGGTCATCAGCAGGCGCCTCACCTTGAAAGGCAAATGATTTTGGGTAGTGGCGGGCGATGGAGAATCTGCGATCCCTCCAGAGATGCAAAGCGCTGCCATTGA
- the ribD gene encoding bifunctional diaminohydroxyphosphoribosylaminopyrimidine deaminase/5-amino-6-(5-phosphoribosylamino)uracil reductase RibD encodes MYSAVDHQWMGEALVQAQKALYLSNPNPRVGCVIVKDGQVIGKGFTQAVGKAHAEVQALADARAQGNDVTGSTIYVTLEPCSHTGRTPPCVDALIAAKPAKVIVGMSDPNPLVAGQGLEKLRVAGIEVQCGLLKSEAQALNRGFISRMTRGLPWVRMKIAASLDGKTALPDGQSQWITGPLARADGHHWRAQACAIVTGVGTVKEDDPSLNVREVETHRQPVRIIIDSKLETPPTAKILQNPELSGVMIVCAHLDSAEMQSKAKSFELRGIQVIAMANVFGKVDLPALFSYLAKEREMNEIHIEAGFKLNGSMLREDCVDELLLYYAPFLMGEGIGMANVGLMNSLSNRQNWQVIDQALFGPDLRLRLIKN; translated from the coding sequence ATGTACAGCGCAGTTGACCACCAATGGATGGGCGAGGCTTTAGTCCAAGCTCAAAAAGCCCTTTATCTTTCCAATCCGAACCCGCGGGTGGGATGCGTCATTGTCAAAGATGGTCAAGTCATTGGAAAAGGCTTCACTCAAGCAGTTGGTAAAGCGCACGCAGAAGTGCAGGCGCTGGCAGATGCCAGGGCGCAAGGCAATGATGTCACCGGCTCCACCATTTATGTCACCCTTGAGCCATGTAGTCACACAGGTAGAACACCACCATGTGTTGATGCTCTCATTGCTGCTAAGCCCGCTAAAGTCATCGTGGGTATGTCTGATCCCAATCCTCTTGTCGCTGGTCAAGGCCTAGAAAAATTAAGAGTGGCTGGTATTGAGGTGCAGTGCGGGTTGCTAAAGTCTGAAGCGCAGGCGCTCAATCGTGGATTTATTTCAAGGATGACTCGCGGTTTACCGTGGGTACGCATGAAGATTGCCGCTAGTTTAGATGGCAAGACTGCGTTGCCAGATGGTCAAAGTCAATGGATTACTGGACCACTTGCAAGGGCAGATGGGCATCACTGGCGCGCACAAGCTTGCGCCATTGTGACCGGTGTTGGAACGGTGAAAGAAGACGATCCTAGCCTCAATGTGAGAGAGGTGGAGACCCACAGACAGCCAGTGCGCATCATTATTGATTCCAAATTAGAAACTCCACCAACAGCCAAGATTTTGCAAAACCCAGAGTTATCTGGAGTCATGATTGTGTGCGCTCACTTGGATAGTGCCGAGATGCAATCAAAGGCGAAGTCGTTCGAATTGCGTGGCATCCAGGTGATTGCGATGGCAAATGTATTCGGCAAAGTAGATCTCCCAGCATTATTTTCCTATCTCGCCAAAGAGCGTGAGATGAATGAAATTCATATTGAGGCTGGCTTTAAGCTCAATGGCTCCATGCTCAGAGAAGATTGTGTTGATGAACTTTTACTTTATTACGCCCCATTTTTAATGGGCGAGGGTATTGGCATGGCCAATGTAGGTCTGATGAATTCCTTAAGTAATCGTCAGAACTGGCAGGTCATTGATCAAGCACTTTTTGGCCCTGACCTGCGTTTACGTTTAATTAAGAACTAA